In the genome of Deltaproteobacteria bacterium, one region contains:
- a CDS encoding acyltransferase family protein, with translation MTDHAANESATNDPRFNKVAWSRFSEQFLPYDIDSLENRDEAFIAEVSRRLAHLFRTYFSFQPKGFERIPEGAGLYVANHNGGALTPDTLLFSSEIIKEKSVDDVPYALAHQAVMQMPGFHQLFSKIGGMRACHENAAKVFGADKKVLVYPGGDEDVFRPYRKRNEIVFGGRTGYIRLALRENVPVIPVVTAGAHETFMVLEDMKWFAKLIRSDKWMRLKVWPLVLSFPWGLTFGVTPPHIPVPSPIHMEVIKPFYFDRSGEEAASDDDYVRECAAQVEEAMEDSLKQLAAERQAAIRSIFN, from the coding sequence ATGACCGATCACGCCGCAAACGAATCCGCAACGAACGATCCCCGCTTTAATAAAGTCGCGTGGAGCCGCTTCAGTGAACAGTTTCTTCCCTATGATATCGATAGCTTAGAGAACCGTGATGAGGCGTTTATCGCCGAAGTCAGCCGGCGCCTGGCACATTTATTTCGGACCTATTTTAGCTTTCAGCCTAAGGGCTTTGAGAGAATTCCAGAGGGAGCTGGGCTCTATGTGGCGAACCACAATGGTGGAGCGCTCACGCCTGATACGCTTTTGTTCTCCAGTGAGATTATCAAGGAGAAGAGTGTTGATGATGTACCTTATGCGTTGGCTCACCAAGCTGTGATGCAAATGCCTGGATTTCATCAACTTTTTTCTAAGATTGGTGGAATGCGTGCATGCCACGAAAACGCAGCGAAGGTTTTCGGAGCAGACAAGAAAGTTCTGGTTTACCCAGGCGGAGATGAAGATGTCTTTCGTCCCTATCGTAAGCGAAATGAAATCGTCTTCGGTGGGCGAACTGGATACATTCGATTGGCTTTGCGTGAGAACGTTCCAGTGATTCCCGTCGTTACCGCTGGTGCCCATGAGACCTTCATGGTCCTTGAAGATATGAAATGGTTTGCGAAGCTTATTCGCAGCGATAAGTGGATGCGTCTGAAGGTGTGGCCATTGGTTTTAAGTTTCCCTTGGGGACTGACCTTCGGTGTCACGCCGCCGCATATTCCTGTTCCAAGCCCAATTCACATGGAAGTCATCAAGCCGTTTTATTTCGACCGCAGCGGTGAAGAAGCTGCAAGCGACGATGACTATGTTCGTGAGTGTGCAGCTCAGGTTGAAGAGGCGATGGAAGATAGCTTGAAGCAACTTGCCGCTGAACGCCAAGCCGCGATCCGGTCTATTTTCAACTAA
- a CDS encoding transcription elongation factor GreAB, whose translation MHQLKSRLRQDASIAVRAGNAAKDAAQNSVTAMEKRQDSRAMIEQGNMAYAQSKRARLALEYLQALETFDERGFTTYHMRSKVGLGAVVDVQCETEDGYIGRTFVMLPVGAGEELTGPDGDGIITVLTPQSPVGKAMFGKRVGEVAEVTIKREPWEWEILEVGC comes from the coding sequence ATCCACCAGTTAAAGTCCCGGCTTCGCCAGGACGCTTCCATTGCTGTGCGAGCAGGTAATGCGGCCAAAGATGCTGCTCAAAACTCTGTGACCGCCATGGAAAAGCGCCAAGACAGCCGAGCTATGATCGAACAAGGCAACATGGCTTACGCTCAGTCCAAGCGGGCACGTCTTGCTCTTGAGTATTTACAGGCTCTAGAGACCTTCGATGAGCGAGGGTTTACAACTTATCACATGCGCTCCAAGGTCGGCTTAGGCGCCGTAGTCGATGTTCAATGCGAGACCGAAGACGGCTACATTGGGCGCACGTTTGTGATGCTGCCAGTTGGTGCCGGCGAGGAGCTTACAGGGCCCGATGGTGATGGAATCATTACGGTTTTAACGCCGCAGTCACCAGTTGGAAAAGCCATGTTTGGAAAACGTGTCGGTGAAGTCGCAGAGGTCACGATTAAGCGTGAACCTTGGGAATGGGAAATTCTCGAAGTGGGCTGCTGA
- the boxB gene encoding benzoyl-CoA 2,3-epoxidase subunit BoxB — protein sequence MSISLDEKIPNNVNLSDDRKLQRALEAWQPQFVDWWMEMGPAGYQHDDIYLRTAVSVEAGGWANYEYVKMPEYRWGIFLAPSSAETIGFGDNMGKDVWEQCPGEHRKDLRRIIVTQADTEPASVEQQRLLAEMAPSLYDMRNLFQVNVEEGRHLWAMAYLLHKHFGRDGRDEAEELLIRRSGHEDSPRILGAFNQPIENFLDFFCFAMFADRDGKYQLASLAESAFSPLARSTQFMLTEEAHHLFVGEAGLARVIQRTCELMKESTTEDVKELGGIPLDMIQRYFNRWFSVCLDLFGGDNSSNAAQYFATGLKGRFKESTSKDYTDHVALEGCYDLEVPIEGGGIGTEEVPTRRAMNRLLQDKYVDDCYRALRKWNNIIRKAGIDYELTLPSPRFNREMGPFAGLTYKTNGEFVTGLSREELADRYSPTDDDREYLKSIMQQVREPGKFANWIAAPKTGINRQPVDHEYVRFV from the coding sequence ATGTCTATTTCACTCGACGAAAAAATCCCGAACAACGTTAATCTTAGTGATGACCGTAAATTGCAACGTGCCCTGGAAGCGTGGCAACCCCAGTTCGTAGATTGGTGGATGGAGATGGGTCCGGCTGGATATCAGCACGACGACATCTACCTTCGCACCGCGGTAAGCGTCGAGGCTGGTGGTTGGGCCAACTACGAATACGTCAAGATGCCTGAATATCGATGGGGTATTTTTCTAGCTCCAAGTTCGGCTGAGACCATTGGGTTTGGCGACAACATGGGCAAAGACGTGTGGGAGCAATGCCCAGGTGAGCACCGTAAAGACCTCCGACGTATCATCGTAACCCAGGCGGACACCGAGCCTGCCTCCGTTGAGCAGCAGCGCTTGCTCGCTGAAATGGCGCCGAGCCTCTACGACATGAGAAATCTGTTTCAGGTAAACGTCGAAGAAGGTCGCCATCTTTGGGCGATGGCATACTTGCTTCACAAGCACTTCGGCCGAGATGGCCGGGATGAAGCGGAAGAGCTTTTGATTCGCCGCTCTGGTCATGAAGATTCACCGCGTATTCTCGGTGCTTTCAATCAGCCTATCGAAAACTTCCTCGACTTTTTCTGCTTTGCAATGTTTGCCGACCGAGATGGTAAATACCAACTGGCATCATTGGCGGAGAGCGCATTTTCGCCGCTCGCACGCTCTACTCAGTTCATGCTTACTGAAGAAGCGCACCACCTCTTTGTCGGTGAGGCGGGTCTTGCGCGAGTCATTCAACGAACCTGTGAGTTGATGAAGGAAAGCACCACCGAAGATGTGAAAGAATTGGGCGGCATCCCGTTGGATATGATCCAGCGCTATTTCAACCGTTGGTTCTCTGTATGTCTCGATCTATTCGGCGGTGACAACTCGTCGAACGCTGCCCAGTACTTTGCTACGGGGCTCAAAGGGCGTTTTAAAGAGAGCACCTCGAAAGACTACACCGACCACGTAGCGCTTGAAGGTTGTTATGACCTTGAGGTACCGATTGAGGGCGGTGGTATTGGTACGGAAGAAGTTCCAACCCGGCGAGCGATGAACCGGTTGCTCCAAGATAAGTATGTAGACGATTGCTACCGCGCACTTCGAAAGTGGAACAATATCATTAGAAAAGCGGGCATTGACTATGAACTCACGCTCCCGTCGCCCCGCTTTAACCGAGAGATGGGGCCCTTCGCAGGACTCACTTACAAAACCAATGGCGAATTTGTAACAGGTCTTTCTCGCGAAGAGTTGGCTGACCGTTATTCGCCAACAGACGATGACCGCGAATACTTGAAGTCAATTATGCAGCAGGTTCGTGAGCCAGGTAAGTTCGCAAACTGGATCGCTGCGCCGAAAACAGGAATCAACCGCCAGCCGGTTGATCACGAATACGTCCGCTTCGTTTAA
- a CDS encoding helix-turn-helix domain-containing protein: MSANQILQGIADVVRQRRKQLGATARTIAEQANLSPRFYAQIEKGEANISIVRLEAVANALSIGLPDLISRAQRGRSSIALLGIRGAGKSSVGPLLASARGLEFVELDASIESKTGLDLREIFSLHGEDYYRRMEIACLEELLEKDQPVVIALSGGVVQNIPAFERVLEAFTTVWLKAEPEDYMQRVLDQGDHRPIANRHDAMSELHALVQIRAPQYMRASLTVDTSGLTAQSVSQYIENNLPQRDSL, translated from the coding sequence ATGTCCGCAAATCAGATACTTCAAGGCATCGCCGACGTTGTCAGGCAGCGCCGAAAACAACTTGGCGCCACTGCGCGAACGATTGCCGAGCAAGCTAATTTGAGCCCTCGCTTTTATGCGCAAATTGAAAAAGGTGAAGCCAACATCTCCATTGTTCGGCTGGAGGCCGTCGCCAACGCCTTGAGTATCGGCCTTCCTGATTTAATCAGCCGGGCTCAGCGGGGACGCTCCAGCATTGCACTGCTCGGTATCCGCGGCGCAGGTAAAAGCAGTGTTGGCCCTCTTCTCGCCTCGGCTCGAGGTCTCGAGTTTGTAGAACTCGATGCCTCCATTGAATCCAAAACCGGCTTGGACCTTCGGGAAATTTTCTCGCTGCATGGAGAAGACTACTATCGCCGTATGGAAATCGCATGCCTCGAAGAGCTTCTTGAGAAAGACCAACCGGTGGTCATTGCGCTCTCAGGTGGTGTCGTCCAAAATATTCCCGCTTTTGAGCGCGTCCTTGAGGCCTTCACCACGGTTTGGCTCAAGGCCGAGCCCGAAGATTATATGCAACGTGTTCTCGACCAAGGTGATCACCGACCCATCGCCAACCGCCATGATGCAATGAGCGAGCTCCATGCGCTTGTCCAAATCCGCGCCCCTCAATACATGCGCGCAAGCCTCACGGTAGACACCTCAGGACTCACTGCCCAAAGCGTTAGCCAATATATCGAAAACAATCTTCCTCAGAGAGACTCCCTCTAG
- a CDS encoding apolipoprotein A1/A4/E family protein, producing the protein MFLENIALTLKLTINNKITEIPGANIKTWSLKLRSWGFSGKLSFWVDAKKNRDILFQDFIKDEPIDVTLKVAKSFYETKSPPKPLELNAMVTTRALWEQDAPGISGEPILFRKYTIEFKDIASVLWTQHRPTEVLADTTLEKLIKANLPAGLKLKMNWDALKAEHNVCALGLGDTDASFYDFVHWLSETHAGHFYYDYLDKSYYLASKKNKISSKEEIGSANLESMLMQYPPRKRYNSAILNSHVKQTATTKVDQELGLNAIRHDFVMHTPLSANIKNRKILETKRLESSDYRLNLVFADFPEIVLVPNEGALLSKDDFSSNLKAYGKTFRSIEYDIDAVATRTEAEDDIDLESTTYEINHNAVYERERDNTPNLPEFKIPQWPIYIEGKIISTIGKDKDRTFMVFQDKKTSQDYYKVKIPLWNVTVQAPFEPQFSPGHFYFPAYRDSRVLLEVGFHHATIVRFLDWGEGVKLPTDSQGNHILFGKNKTSETSMRHMYVDNKPEFQIYRVEDGDTEIMLLKDGTILLETKEDSSKESSSSGVDLKPQVEANKAKLESSTKSSVGEVSGALSGATGQLNAEVEGAVSGTTDSLESMDEDLNAKANEINSKVEEAVQGLTEQGDAVKSALEEAKSRLKSLTE; encoded by the coding sequence GTGTTTTTAGAGAATATAGCCCTGACGCTAAAGCTCACAATCAACAACAAGATCACTGAAATCCCTGGTGCCAATATCAAGACTTGGTCTCTCAAGCTTAGGAGCTGGGGCTTCTCCGGTAAGCTCAGCTTCTGGGTTGATGCAAAAAAAAATCGAGACATCTTATTCCAAGATTTCATTAAAGATGAGCCCATCGACGTCACCCTAAAAGTCGCTAAAAGCTTCTACGAAACGAAGTCGCCTCCCAAGCCCCTTGAGCTTAACGCCATGGTCACCACGAGAGCATTATGGGAGCAGGATGCCCCCGGTATTTCAGGTGAACCCATTCTCTTTCGCAAGTATACGATTGAATTTAAAGACATTGCCTCCGTGCTCTGGACTCAACATCGCCCCACTGAAGTCTTGGCGGACACCACTCTTGAAAAGCTCATTAAAGCCAACTTACCCGCGGGTTTGAAACTCAAGATGAATTGGGATGCCTTAAAGGCAGAGCACAATGTTTGCGCTCTTGGGCTCGGTGATACCGATGCCAGCTTCTACGACTTTGTCCACTGGCTCAGCGAAACCCACGCAGGTCATTTCTATTATGACTATCTCGACAAGAGCTATTACCTAGCCTCCAAGAAAAACAAGATATCTTCAAAAGAAGAAATCGGCTCTGCAAATCTCGAATCCATGCTCATGCAATATCCGCCACGTAAGCGCTACAACAGCGCTATCCTCAACTCCCACGTCAAGCAAACCGCTACGACGAAGGTAGATCAGGAACTTGGTCTCAATGCCATTCGGCATGATTTTGTGATGCACACCCCGCTCTCTGCCAACATCAAGAACCGAAAAATTCTCGAAACCAAACGGCTTGAGAGCAGCGACTATCGCCTTAATCTCGTGTTTGCAGATTTCCCGGAGATTGTCCTGGTACCCAATGAAGGTGCTCTGCTTAGTAAAGATGACTTCAGTTCAAACCTTAAAGCATATGGGAAAACTTTTCGGAGCATCGAGTATGACATCGATGCGGTCGCAACTCGTACTGAGGCCGAGGATGACATCGACCTCGAAAGTACCACCTATGAAATCAATCATAATGCGGTGTACGAACGAGAGCGCGACAACACACCCAATCTACCGGAATTTAAAATACCCCAGTGGCCCATTTATATTGAGGGGAAAATCATCTCCACCATCGGTAAAGATAAGGACCGAACCTTCATGGTGTTTCAAGACAAGAAAACGTCACAAGATTACTACAAAGTAAAAATCCCATTATGGAATGTTACTGTACAAGCTCCTTTTGAGCCTCAATTTTCGCCAGGGCACTTTTACTTCCCCGCTTACCGCGATTCACGTGTCTTGCTCGAAGTTGGTTTTCATCATGCTACCATTGTGCGTTTTCTCGACTGGGGCGAAGGCGTCAAGCTGCCCACCGACAGCCAGGGCAACCACATTCTTTTTGGTAAAAATAAAACCAGTGAAACGTCCATGCGGCATATGTACGTCGACAATAAACCCGAGTTTCAAATTTACCGAGTCGAAGATGGTGATACCGAAATCATGCTTCTAAAAGACGGAACGATTCTTCTCGAAACCAAAGAAGATTCCTCTAAAGAATCCTCATCAAGCGGTGTCGATCTCAAACCTCAGGTAGAAGCCAACAAAGCCAAGCTCGAATCCTCGACAAAGTCCTCTGTGGGAGAAGTCAGCGGCGCACTCAGCGGGGCAACCGGTCAGCTCAACGCTGAAGTGGAAGGTGCGGTCAGTGGAACAACAGACAGCCTTGAATCAATGGATGAAGATCTTAACGCTAAAGCAAATGAGATTAACTCCAAAGTAGAAGAGGCTGTCCAAGGGCTCACGGAACAAGGCGATGCTGTTAAGAGCGCTTTGGAAGAAGCCAAATCTCGCCTGAAGTCTCTAACGGAATAA
- a CDS encoding type VI secretion system baseplate subunit TssK — MVKKTKYQTSRVHWRLGQALLPEHFYAQEHSLREEMSLHWQMSPWPMSGLGTLDWDHFQLADGIVSIKELTLILSTGHLVDIPGNTRPVSFNLNATGLSECSVYLHLESDFEVVRTGSGSDLPDESVERVVQKVSVSTKPHRDTAVHSFRLCDFAKGAEGHWHLQADYLPALIRMVSTPLTAALLERITAIAGRYHQQLVEDIQQNYLAGQAVQAAKACMKGLFKLRAALNHLEAGVDCHPAQFFQVFQEFYFDVCVYKDLEPRKLNLLYAHDAPADSFNGLIEELEGLLSSSTSETAYVPFQAQDGMVVCEVPDAVRKAREVYLLLQKESVGEQVDLEGVKLASRSRVEVVHRLSLGGIPVERIEKPPFHHDFGSEIEFYQLLPGEEWDHALRDGTVAYFDRTQLQSCRSYLYWREEN; from the coding sequence GTGGTAAAAAAGACAAAGTACCAAACATCACGCGTTCATTGGCGTTTAGGGCAGGCTCTCTTGCCAGAGCATTTTTATGCCCAAGAGCACTCACTCCGCGAGGAAATGAGCTTGCACTGGCAAATGAGCCCGTGGCCAATGTCGGGTTTGGGAACGCTTGATTGGGACCATTTTCAGCTGGCCGACGGTATCGTGAGTATTAAAGAGTTGACCCTGATTCTAAGCACGGGGCACCTCGTTGATATTCCGGGTAATACACGTCCAGTATCCTTCAACCTTAACGCCACAGGCCTTTCGGAATGCTCGGTGTATCTGCACCTTGAGAGTGATTTTGAAGTTGTACGCACAGGCTCGGGCAGCGACTTGCCGGATGAAAGCGTTGAGCGTGTGGTTCAGAAGGTCTCTGTTTCCACGAAACCACACCGTGACACCGCGGTTCATTCATTTCGACTCTGTGATTTTGCTAAAGGGGCTGAAGGGCATTGGCACCTGCAGGCCGACTATTTACCGGCACTGATTCGCATGGTGTCTACTCCTCTTACCGCGGCTCTGTTGGAGCGAATCACGGCCATTGCCGGACGCTATCATCAGCAGCTGGTTGAGGATATTCAGCAGAACTACCTCGCGGGTCAGGCAGTTCAAGCGGCGAAAGCCTGCATGAAGGGCCTATTCAAGCTACGAGCGGCGCTGAATCACTTGGAGGCTGGCGTCGATTGTCACCCAGCTCAATTTTTTCAAGTGTTTCAGGAGTTCTACTTCGATGTCTGCGTTTATAAAGACCTCGAACCTAGAAAGCTCAATTTGCTTTACGCACACGACGCACCCGCTGATAGCTTCAACGGGCTCATCGAAGAACTCGAGGGATTACTCTCTAGCTCCACTTCGGAAACGGCCTACGTTCCCTTCCAGGCGCAAGACGGAATGGTGGTTTGCGAAGTGCCAGATGCTGTTCGCAAAGCACGAGAAGTCTATCTTCTTTTGCAAAAGGAAAGCGTCGGTGAGCAAGTTGACTTAGAGGGCGTCAAGCTCGCCAGTAGGTCACGGGTTGAGGTCGTGCATCGATTATCACTGGGCGGTATTCCAGTTGAACGAATCGAAAAGCCGCCATTTCATCACGATTTTGGGTCAGAGATAGAGTTCTATCAATTGTTACCCGGTGAAGAGTGGGACCACGCGTTGCGCGACGGAACCGTCGCTTATTTCGACCGCACTCAGCTGCAGAGCTGCCGCTCCTACCTGTATTGGCGCGAAGAAAACTAA
- the tssC gene encoding type VI secretion system contractile sheath large subunit, giving the protein MADETVEEQKLDLASFLSSVRLQTEVSEPTPMLQDKLTTVNEDVSEEERFLSSLAAVVFNMEEGGRFDKASIQTLVGKIDGLIADQIDEVLHNEKFQEIEAGWTSVADLVGETNFRANIGLSLLDVSKDEAYEDLELNAADIAGSELFKKVYVSEYDQYGGHPFGGIIGLYDFANTRKDILWLKSMGKVATASHAPFVGAVSPKFFGCETAKELNTLRDIGGMMDTPKYSAWNAFRDTEEAAYVGLTVPRFILREPYNDETNPAEDINYEETVQGDNDDDFLWGNSSILFARNLVKSFEGSGWCQYIRGPKGGGLLKGLASHTYNLTGEDELKAPVEVSMPDYRELELANAGFIPLIHKKGAADAVFFSAQSVKKAHKFKDPKDSENSTLVTNLSYTYSITRIAHYLKCIMRDNIGSSADAVYIQNQIDAWISKYVTTIVNPDDLTLRYYPFKAYSLDVDKVEGKVGWYHCNLSVLPHIQFEGMDVDLRVDARLG; this is encoded by the coding sequence ATGGCTGATGAAACAGTAGAAGAGCAAAAGTTGGACCTGGCGAGTTTTCTCTCCAGTGTTCGTTTACAAACGGAAGTCTCGGAGCCCACTCCGATGCTCCAGGATAAGCTTACGACCGTTAATGAAGACGTAAGTGAAGAAGAACGCTTTCTTTCTTCTTTAGCGGCGGTTGTTTTCAATATGGAAGAGGGCGGACGTTTCGACAAAGCCTCGATCCAAACGTTGGTTGGTAAAATTGACGGATTGATTGCTGATCAAATTGACGAAGTTTTGCATAACGAAAAATTTCAAGAAATCGAAGCCGGTTGGACAAGCGTTGCTGACCTCGTTGGCGAAACAAACTTTCGCGCAAACATCGGTTTGAGTCTTTTGGATGTATCTAAAGATGAAGCATATGAAGACCTTGAATTGAACGCTGCGGATATCGCTGGTTCTGAATTATTCAAGAAGGTTTATGTTTCCGAGTACGACCAGTACGGCGGTCATCCTTTCGGTGGTATCATCGGGCTTTATGACTTTGCGAATACTCGCAAAGATATTCTTTGGCTCAAGAGCATGGGTAAAGTGGCCACGGCCAGCCACGCACCATTTGTTGGGGCGGTAAGTCCTAAGTTCTTCGGCTGTGAGACGGCCAAGGAACTTAACACACTGCGTGATATTGGCGGAATGATGGATACACCGAAGTATTCAGCATGGAACGCGTTCCGTGACACTGAAGAAGCTGCATATGTTGGCCTCACTGTGCCTCGGTTCATCCTGCGTGAACCCTACAATGATGAAACCAACCCTGCAGAAGACATCAATTACGAAGAAACGGTTCAGGGCGACAATGATGACGATTTCCTCTGGGGAAATAGCTCAATCTTGTTTGCACGAAACCTCGTGAAGTCTTTCGAAGGTTCGGGTTGGTGCCAGTATATTCGCGGTCCAAAGGGCGGCGGATTACTCAAGGGGCTTGCAAGCCATACTTACAACCTTACTGGTGAAGACGAGTTGAAGGCACCGGTTGAAGTATCGATGCCTGATTACCGTGAGCTAGAGTTGGCAAATGCCGGTTTTATCCCACTGATTCACAAAAAGGGTGCAGCAGATGCTGTTTTCTTCAGTGCACAGTCAGTGAAGAAAGCTCATAAGTTTAAGGATCCTAAAGATTCTGAAAACTCAACATTGGTAACGAACCTGTCATACACGTACTCGATTACGCGTATCGCGCACTACTTGAAGTGCATCATGCGAGACAACATCGGTTCATCGGCTGATGCGGTTTATATCCAGAACCAAATTGATGCTTGGATTTCCAAGTATGTAACGACCATCGTTAACCCAGATGATCTGACTTTGCGTTACTACCCCTTCAAGGCTTACAGCCTCGATGTGGACAAGGTAGAAGGAAAAGTTGGCTGGTATCACTGTAATCTATCAGTTCTACCGCACATTCAGTTTGAAGGCATGGACGTCGACCTCCGGGTTGATGCGCGTCTGGGCTAA